Proteins from a genomic interval of Denticeps clupeoides chromosome 20, fDenClu1.1, whole genome shotgun sequence:
- the top2b gene encoding DNA topoisomerase 2-beta isoform X2 translates to MSNGAAGSGGLTWVNNAAKKEETNGARSEGAKKDAPKKMSVERVYQKKTQLEHILLRPDTYIGSVEPVTQQMWVFDEEIGMNLREITYVPGLYKIFDEILVNAADNKQRDKNMTTIKVTIDPESNTISIWNNGKGIPVVEHKDEKMYVPALIFGHLLTSSNYDDDEKKVTGGRNGYGAKLCNIFSNKFTVETACKEYKHSFKQTWQNNMTKTSDPKIKYFDGDDFTSVTFQPDLAKFKMEKLDKDIVALLTRRAYDVAGSCKGVKVMLNGKKLPVNGFRSYVDLYVKDKLDEMGVALKVVNEAVNERWDVCLTLSEKGFQQISFVNSIATTKGGRHIDYVVDQIVTKLIEVVKKKNKAGVSVKPFQVKNHLWVFVNALIENPTFDSQTKENMTLQTKSFGSKCPLSEKFIRAATNCGVVESILNWVKFKAQTQLNKKCSSVKHSKIKGIPKLDDANDAGGKHSSDCTLILTEGDSAKSLAVSGLGVIGRDRYGVFPLRGKILNVREATHKQIMENAEINNIIKIVGLQYKKSYDDPESLKSLRYGKIMIMTDQDQDGSHIKGLLINFFHHNWPSLLKHTFLEEFITPIVKASKNKQELSFYSIPEFDEWKKQTENYKTWHIKYYKGLGTSTSKEAKAYFADMEKHQIMFKYSGPEDDAAITLAFSKKKTDDRKEWLTNFMEDRRQRRMHGLPEQYLYGTQTKHLSYNDFINKELILFSNSDNERSIPSLVDGLKPGQRKVLFTCMKRNDKREVKVAQLAGSVAEMSAYHHGEQALMMTIVNLAQNFVGSNNVNILQPLGQFGTRINGGKDAASPRYIFTMLSPLAKLLFPPVDSNLLKFLYDDNQKVEPEWYIPIIPMVLVNGAEGIGTGWACKIPNYNPREIVNNIIRMLSHQDPLPMLPSYKGFKGVIHELGQNQYVVSGEVSVLDKNTIEITELPVRTWTQAYKETVLEPMLQGTEKTPSLINDYKEYHTDTTVKFVVRLSEEKLAQAEAAGLHKVFKLQSSLTCNSMVLFDHMGCMKRYDSVQDILKEFFELRLHYYKMRKDWLVGSLGAEAAKLSNQARFVLEKIEGKISIENKSKRDLIRMLVQRGFESDPVATWNRVQEKSQEEDDRNGSDSDSSVASISTSGPNFNYILNMPLWCLTKEKVEELLKQRDQKKGELGDLQRKSSEDLWKEDLAVFVEELDRLEEQERENVVQGKAVKLVKGKVGKPKSKKMELEETLPSPFGRRIEPQITQAMKADASKKMTKKKKGEADLVVKMEFDDDSGLGANGGTGENSLISPSGLGAAGKPKAPRVKKEKKEPGTPRVKKPPAPKGSGKKVKKRNPWSDDESKSESDLDENEPVIPRDTKSQRASAAKAKYTFDFSEEEDEADGDNDGEPEDDAPSSPVRSYKDTLSTPQSKDKYSSNYNNDEDDDDIFPPANMSASPAKKKKETTSVFSSKPAFSDKSSDSDGGKSDSDEDDKNEQVFSSFSSSSVFDKPAPTKKGISSSHHQGSPHHHQAPAKKPSDPAPKPRKAPPKPKKPDTSIFDSDSDTGVPKKSAPALKVTGKGRGRKRKPSGSEEDEYNPVKKTVKPTAARKKKAPSDEDDEDDMDRNTFSRSEVGARDRPGRSKKEVKYFAESDDEEEDDNYDMFD, encoded by the exons atgtcCAACGGGGCTGCGGGAAGCGGGGGCTTGACTTGGGTG AACAATGCTGCCAAGAAGGAGGAGACCAATGGTGCCAGGAGTGAGGGTGCCAAGAAGGATGCCCCCAAGAAGATGTCTGTGGAGCGTGTGTACCAGAAGAAAACCCAACTGGAGCACATCCTACTCCGCCCAGACACGTACATCGGTTCGGTAGAGCCCGTCACCCAG cAAATGTGGGTTTTTGACGAGGAGATCGGGATGAATTTACGAGAAATCACTTACGTCCCCGGGCTGTACAAAATCTTTGACGAGATTCTCG TAAACGCGGCTGACAACAAACAAAGAGACAAGAACATGACCACGATTAAAGTCACCATTGACCC CGAGTCCAACACCATCTCGATTTGGAACAATGGGAAAGGCATTCCTGTGGTGGAGCACAAAGATGAAAAGATGTACGTCCCGGCGCTCATTTTTGGCCATCTGCTCACGTCCAGCAATTACGACGACGATGAGAAGAAAGTCACTG GTGGCAGGAATGGGTACGGTGCCAAACTGTGCAACATATTCAGCAACAAGTTTACTGTGGAGACGGCTTGCAAAGAGTACAAACACAGCTTCAAACAG ACCTGGCAGAACAACATGACCAAGACGAGTGACCCCAAAATCAAGTATTTCGATGGGGACGACTTCACCTCCGTCACATTCCAGCCAGACCTGGCCAAgttcaaaatggaaaaactggACAAAGACATTGTGGCTCTGCTCACGCGCCGGGCCTACGATGTCGCCGGCTCCTGCAAGGGCGTCAAGGTCATGCTCAACGGCAAGAAGCTGCCT GTGAATGGGTTTCGCAGCTATGTGGATCTGTACGTGAAGGACAAGTTGGATGAGATGGGCGTGGCCCTGAAGGTGGTGAATGAGGCGGTGAATGAACGTTGGGACGTGTGCCTCACTCTGAGCGAAAAGGGCTTCCAGCAAATCAGCTTTGTAAACAGCATCGCAACGACCAAG GGTGGGAGGCACATTGACTATGTTGTAGACCAGATAGTCACTAAGCTCATTGAAGTAgtaaagaagaagaacaaagcTGGAGTTTCCGTCAAACCCTTCCAG GTGAAGAACCACCTCTGGGTGTTTGTCAACGCCTTGATTGAGAATCCTACATTTGACTCTCAGACTAAGGAGAACATGACCCTTCAGACGAAGAGCTTTGGCTCTAAATGCCCCCTGTCTGAGAAGTTCATTCGAGCG GCCACCAACTGTGGTGTCGTGGAGAGCATCTTGAACTGGGTCAAGTTCAAAGCTCAGACGCAGCTCAACAAGAAATGCTCCTCGGTTAAACACAGCAAGATCAAAGGGATCCCCAAGCTGGACGATGCGAATGATGCCG GTGGAAAGCACTCCTCTGACTGCACTCTAATCTTGACTGAGGGAGACTCGGCCAAATCTCTGGCCGTGTCCGGGCTCGGCGTGATCGGAAGAGACCGCTACGGTGTTTTCCCACTCAGAGGGAAGATCCTCAACGTGAGAGAGGCTACACACAAACAG ATCATGGAAAATGCTGAGATCAACAACATAATAAAAATCGTGGGGCTTCAGTACAAGAAGAGCTACGACGACCCAGAGTCGCTCAAGTCGCTACGCTACGGCAAGATCATGATCATGACTGACCAG GATCAAGACGGATCCCATATCAAAGGGTTGCTCATCAACTTTTTCCACCACAACTGGCCGTCCTTGCTGAAGCACACGTTCCTGGAGGAGTTCATCACCCCCATTGTCAAA GCCAGCAAAAACAAGCAAGAGTTGTCCTTTTACAGCATTCCCGAGTTTGATGAATGGAAGAAGCAAACTGAAAATTATAAAACGTGGCATATAAAGTACTACAAAG GTTTGGGTACCAGCACAAGCAAAGAGGCGAAGGCATACTTTGCAGACATGGAGAAGCATCAAATCATGTTTAAATATTCTGGCCCAGAAGATGATGCTGCTATTACCCTG GCTTTCAGTAAAAAGAAGACAGACGACAGGAAGGAGTGGCTCACCAACTTCATGGAGGACCGGCGACAGAGGAGGATGCACGGCCTTCCAGAG CAATACCTTTATGGCACACAAACAAAGCACTTATCCTACAACGACTTCATCAACAAAGAGCTCATCCTGTTCTCCAACTCGGACAACGAAAGATCCATCCCATCCCTTGTTGACG GTCTAAAGCCGGGTCAGAGAAAGGTGCTGTttacatgcatgaagaggaacGACAAGAGGGAGGTGAAGGTGGCTCAGCTCGCCGGCTCCGTGGCCGAAATGTCAGCCTACCATCACGGCGAG CAAGCCTTGATGATGACCATAGTCAACTTGGCACAAAACTTTGTGGGAAGCAACAACGTTAACATTCTGCAGCCGCTGGGTCAGTTCGGCACACGCATCAACGGGGGCAAAGACGCTGCCAGCCCCCGTTATATCTTCACTATGCTCAG TCCTCTGGCCAAGCTGCTGTTCCCTCCCGTCGACTCGAACCTTCTGAAGTTCCTTTATGACGACAACCAGAAGGTGGAGCCAGAGTGGTACATTCCCATCATCCCCATGGTGCTGGTGAACGGTGCTGAGGGAATCGGTACTGGTTGGGCCTGCAAAATCCCCAACTACAACCCCCGTGAGATCGTCAACAATATCATTCGTATGCTCAGCCACCAGGACCCCCTTCCCATG CTTCCAAGCTATAAGGGCTTCAAGGGTGTGATCCATGAGCTCGGACAGAACCAGTATGTTGTCAGTGGGGAGGTGTCTGTACTGGACAAGAATACCATTGAGATAACAGAGCTGCCAGTCAGGACGTGGACACAG GCGTATAAGGAAACGGTTCTGGAGCCCATGCTCCAGGGCACCGAGAAGACCCCCTCGCTCATCAACGACTACAAGGAGTACCACACAGACACCACAGTGAAGTTTGTGGTGCGGTTGTCCGAGGAGAAGCTGGCTCAGGCTGAGGCCGCTGGCCTCCATAAGGTCTTCAAGCTGCAGTCTAGTCTCACCTGCAACTCGATG GTACTGTTTGACCACATGGGCTGTATGAAGAGGTACGACTCTGTTCAGGACATCCTGAAGGAATTTTTTGAGCTGCGGCTGCACTACTACAAAATGAGGAAAGACTGGCTGGTCGGCAGTTTGGGGGCAGAGGCAGCCAAACTGTCCAATCAGGCACGGTTTGTCCTGGAGAAGATCGAAGGCAAAATTTCTATTG AGAACAAGTCTAAGAGAGATCTGATCAGAATGCTGGTACAGAGGGGCTTTGAATCCGACCCAGTGGCCACGTGGAACAGAGTCCAGGAGAAG tcgCAGGAGGAGGACGACCGGAACGGCAGCGACAGCGACAGCTCCGTggcctccatctccacctcaggGCCCAACTTTAACTACATCCTCAACATGCCCCTGTGGTGCCTGACCaaagagaaggtggaggagctgcTCAAGCAGCGAGACCAAAAG AAAGGAGAACTGGGTGACCTCCAGAGGAAGTCTTCAGAAGACCTCTGGAAGGAGGACCTGGCGGTCTTTGTTGAGGAGCTGGAT CGGTTGGAGGAGCAGGAGCGGGAGAACGTTGTTCAGGGGAAGGCCGTGAAGCTGGTGAAGGGGAAGGTGGGGAAGCCGAAATCAAAAAagatggagctggaggagaCGCTGCCCTCGCCGTTCGGCCGCAGGATCGAACCCCAGATCACTCAGGCCATGAAGGCTGACGCCTCCAAAAAGATGACCAAAAAGAAGAAG GGCGAGGCCGACCTGGTGGTGAAGATGGAGTTTGACGACGACAGTGGGCTGGGTGCGAATGGAGGAACGGGGGAAAACTCCCTCATCTCTCCTTCAGGGCTGGGAGCAGCAGGCAAACCCAAAGCTCCTCGagtgaagaaggagaagaaggaaccAG GTACTCCTAGGGTGAAGAAGCCTCCAGCACCAAAAGGATCCGGTAAGAAAGTGAAGAAGAGGAACCCGTGGTCTGACGATGAGTCCAAGTCAGAAAGCGACCTGGATGAGAACGAGCCGGTCATTCCAAGAGACACTAAGTCCCAGAGagcctcag CTGCGAAGGCGAAATACACGTTTGATTTctcagaggaggaggatgaagcggACGGAGATAATGACGGCGAGCCAGAGGACGATGCTCCGTCCTCGCCGGTCCGGTCCTACAAAGACACCCTTAGCACCCCCCAGAGCAAAGACAAGTACAGTAGCAACTACAACAACGATGAAGACGACGACGACATCTTCCCGCCCGCCAACAT GTCTGCGTCACcagcaaagaaaaagaaagagacgaCGAGCGTCTTCTCCTCCAAACCTGCCTTCTCCGACAAGAGCAGCGACAGTG ATGGAGGCAAATCTGACAGTGATGAAGATGACAAAAACGAACAGGTCTTCTCCTCGTTCTCCAGTAGTTCAGTGTTCGACAAGCCAGCCCCAACCAAGAAAGGTATTTCCTCAAGTCACCACCAGGGGTCACCACATCACCACCAAG cACCAGCTAAAAAGCCTTCAGACCCTGCTCCCAAACCTAGGAAAGCTCCGCCCAAACCCAAGAAGCCCGACACGTCAATCTTCGACTCCGATTCAGACACTGGGGTCCCCAAGAAGTCAGCACCAGCACTTAAAG TTACAGGCAAAGgaagggggaggaagaggaagccgTCTGGTTCAGAAGAGGACGAGTACAACCCAGTGAAGAAGACTGTAAAACCCACAGCAGCCCGG AAGAAGAAAGCCCCTTCAGACGAGGACGACGAGGACGACATGGACAGGAACACGTTCAGCAGGTCTGAGGTGGGCGCACGGGATCGTCCAGGCAGGTCCAAAAAGGAGGTGAAATACTTTGCCGAGTCCGACGACGAAGAGGAAGATGACAATTACGACATGTTTGACTAG